In Synergistaceae bacterium, the DNA window TGTTATTCACGAGTTTTCGCGTGAGGGGATTCGTCATATTGTGCTCGATTATTATTAATTTTCCGCCGGGCTTAAGACGCTTATAAATATTTTGCCGGGACGCTCGGACTCGGGGACAACGTGATGTAAAACTGTGATTAATAAAGCAATATCATAGTCCGAATCTAATTCAGCAAGATTACTCGTGAAAAAATTTCTCCCAGTGCGAATCTCTTCAGGGACTTGATCAATACTTTTGCTGCTGACATCGAATCCGTGAATAATAATATTATTAAATGCGTCATAAATAGTTTTAGAGAATAGCCCGACCCCGCAGCCGTAATCTAAAATTTTCAGAGGATTTGAAGTCAATTTTTGTTGAGAATTAAATATCTTCCTGAGATAAAAAATTTTGTATTGATTAAAATATTCGTGCGGGTTGCCCTTAAGAACTGCAGATAATTCGTTATCTACTTCGCTTGAATAGTTCTCTGCAAATGAGTCAAATTCTTGTTCTTGTCCTGACTCCTGACTCCTGACTCCTGACTCCATTATGATTATCACGCCTTTATAAAAATTTCAAGGGCATTATAGCATAAATTTTATATATTTCTTTGTGCGATAAAATTTTTAGCTTGAGATTCTAATAAGTAAATAAGTTTACTTATATTCTCACGCGTTAATCCCTGAGAGTGCAATTATATATTTATATTCGCTGCGAGATAAAATTTTTTGCCTGTGCTTTCAGTAAATCAAGCAATTTATTTATATTATTACGCGTTATCTTGACTCCGAGTCTTTGAGGCTGCAATTATATATCTTTACTTTTCT includes these proteins:
- a CDS encoding class I SAM-dependent methyltransferase; this encodes MESGVRSQESGQEQEFDSFAENYSSEVDNELSAVLKGNPHEYFNQYKIFYLRKIFNSQQKLTSNPLKILDYGCGVGLFSKTIYDAFNNIIIHGFDVSSKSIDQVPEEIRTGRNFFTSNLAELDSDYDIALLITVLHHVVPESERPGKIFISVLSPAEN